From one Trifolium pratense cultivar HEN17-A07 linkage group LG1, ARS_RC_1.1, whole genome shotgun sequence genomic stretch:
- the LOC123914875 gene encoding gibberellin 3-beta-dioxygenase 1-like yields the protein MATLSEAYRDHPLHLKHIIPLDFSSFRTLPDSHAWTQSNDDDGNDHFTSNGSYNDEDGSCIPIIDLNDPNAMEHIGLACEKWGAFQLKNHGIPLNLIEEVEGEAKRLFSLPSKEKLKALRSAGGATGYGAARISPFFPKYMWHEGFTIMGSPSNDAKKIWPNDYKRFCDIMESYQKQMKTLAEKLTNIIFNILGISKEQNKWVGSNNHCGAIQLNFYPCCPDPKKAMGLAPHTDTSLFTILHQSQTSGLQIFKEGVGYVPVDPQPNTLVVNTGDILHILSNSRFRCSLHRVVVNEIKDRYSMAYFYGPPIDYLVNPIVGDNSLPHFRALTVKDYIGIKAKNLGGALSLISTCTLIT from the exons ATGGCTACTCTTTCTGAAGCCTATAGAGATCACCCTCTTCACCTCAAACATATTATCCCCTTAGACTTTTCTTCATTTAGAACTTTACCTGATTCTCATGCATGGACTCAATctaatgatgatgatggtaaTGATCATTTCACATCCAATGGAAGTTATAATGATGAAGATGGATCATGCATACCAATCATTGATCTCAATGATCCAAATGCAATGGAACATATAGGTCTTGCTTGTGAGAAATGGGGTGCCTTCCAATTGAAGAATCATGGCATACCTTTAAATTTAATTGAAGAAGTTGAAGGAGAGGCAAAGAGACTCTTTTCTCTTCCTTCCAAGGAGAAACTTAAGGCTCTTAGATCGGCCGGTGGCGCCACCGGATACGGCGCAGCTCGAATATCACCATTCTTCCCCAAATACATGTGGCATGAAGGATTTACAATTATGGGGTCCCCTTCCAATGATGCCAAAAAAATCTGGCCTAATGACTACAAACGATTTTG TGACATAATGGAGAGCTACCAAAAGCAAATGAAGACATTAGCAGAGAAACTAACAAACATAATATTCAACATATTAGGAATTtccaaagaacaaaacaaatggGTTGGTTCAAACAACCATTGTGGAGCAATTCAACTAAATTTCTACCCATGTTGTCCAGACCCAAAAAAAGCAATGGGCTTGGCCCCACATACAGACACATCACTTTTCACAATTCTTCATCAAAGTCAAACAAGTGGACTTCAAATATTCAAAGAAGGTGTAGGGTATGTTCCTGTGGACCCTCAACCAAATACACTTGTTGTTAACACTGGTGACATTCTTCATATATTGTCAAATTCAAGGTTTAGATGTTCTCTTCATCGTGTTGTTGTGAATGAAATTAAGGATAGATATTCTATGGCTTATTTTTATGGACCCCCAATTGATTATTTGGTTAATCCTATTGTTGGTGATAATTCTTTGCCACATTTTCGTGCTTTGACTGTTAAGGATTATATTGGGATTAAAGCTAAGAATTTAGGGGGTGCTTTGTCTTTGATTAGTACATGTACATTAATTACTTGA
- the LOC123914885 gene encoding probable 2-oxoglutarate-dependent dioxygenase AOP1, with protein sequence MGSESIEKIPCLDFSIYDSRFDQGSEEWKNMSKKVREACENYGCFILMYDKNNFPCENMLMGMKDLFDLPEEIKRKHKSDVPFSSYNGGDSPTIPLCQTFGIHDAPIQDNSLAFTNLMWPQGNPTFCETLKAMNTKMVELHSLILKMILDGYGLPKQYNSTIEELKYHSSFRFMKYKVPEINKDCEIALVPHTDKNTLTILCQNEVQGLEILTKANKWIQLDIPQGGFIVIVGDALKAWSNGRLHAPTHRVTMCGDKERYSFGLFTIPKEKVKIEVPHELVDDKMHPLRYRSFKYGDYLDYFVSTLKENALEAFIGV encoded by the exons ATGGGTAGTGAGAGTATTGAAAAAATTCCATGTCTAGATTTTTCTATATATGATTCAAGATTTGATCAAGGGAGTGAAGAGTGGAAAAATATGAGCAAAAAAGTAAGAGAAGCATGTGAGAATTATGGTTGCTTTATCTTAATgtatgataaaaataatttcccATGTGAAAACATGTTAATGGGAATGAAAGATTTGTTTGATTTACCTGAAGAAATTAAGAGGAAGCATAAAAGTGATGTTCCTTTTAGTAGCTACAATGGTGGTGACTCTCCTACCATTCCTTTATGTCAAACCTTTGGAATTCATGATGCTCCCATTCAAGATAATTCTTTGGCTTTTACTAATCTCATGTGGCCTCAAGGAAATCCAACTTTCTg TGAGACACTAAAGGCTATGAACACCAAGATGGTTGAATTGCATTCCCTCATTCTAAAGATGATTCTAGATGGTTATGGTCTTCcaaaacaatataattcaaCTATTGAAGAATTGAAGTACCATAGTAGTTTTAGATTCATGAAGTACAAAGTTCCTGAAATCAACAAAGATTGTGAAATTGCATTGGTACCTCACACTGACAAAAATACTTTAACCATTTTATGCCAAAATGAAGTACAAGGTCTTGAGATTCTTACTAAAGCAAATAAATGGATTCAATTGGATATACCTCAAGGAGGCTTTATTGTCATTGTTGGTGACGCACTCAAG gCATGGAGCAATGGGAGACTTCATGCACCTACACACAGAGTGACTATGTGTGGAGACAAAGAAAGATACTCATTTGGATTATTTACAATTCCAAAGGAAAAGGTGAAAATTGAGGTGCCACATGAATTGGTTGATGATAAAATGCATCCTCTACGTTATCGTTCATTCAAATATGGGGATTATTTAGACTACTTTGTTTCAACTCTCAAAGAAAATGCACTAGAAGCATTCATAGGTGTTTGA
- the LOC123914891 gene encoding transcriptional corepressor LEUNIG-like isoform X2: MSQTNWEADKMLDVYIHDYLVKRDLKASAQAFQAEGKVSSDPVAIDAPGGFLFEWWSVFWDIFIARTNEKHSEVAASYIETQLIKAREQQQQQQQQQQQQPQPQQSQQHQQQQQQQQQQMQMQQMLLQRQHQQQQQQQQQQQQQQQQQHQQQQQQQPQHQQQQQQQQQQQQGRDRTHLLNGGGGGANGLVGNPSTANAIATKMYEERLKVPLQRDSLEDAAMKQRFGDQLLDPNHASILKSSAAPGQPSGQVLHGSAGAMSPQVQARSQQLPGSTPDIKTEINPVLNPRAAGPEGSLMAIPGSNQGGNNLTLKGWPLTGLEQLRSGLLQQQKPFIQSPQPFHQLPMLTQQHQQQLMLAQQNLASPSASDDSRRLRMLLNNRNMGVGKDGLPNPVGDVVSNVGSPLQAGGPPFPRGDTDMLMKLKLAQLQHQQQQNSNPQQQQLQQHTLSNQQSQSANHNMHQQDKVGGGGGSVTGDGSMSNSFRGNDQVSKNQTGRKRKQPVSSSGPANSSGTANTAGPSPSSAPSTPSGSTHTPGDVISMPSSIPHNSSSSKPLMMFGTDGTGTLTSPSNQLADVDRFVEDGSLDDNVESFLSHDDTDHRDPVGRMDVSKGFTFSEVNSVRASTSKVVCTHFSSDGKLLASGGHDKKAVLWYTDSLKQKATLEEHSSLITDVRFSPSMPRLATSSYDKTVRVWDVDNPGYSLRTFTGHSASVMSLDFHPNKDDLICSCDFDGEIRYWSINNGSCARVSKGGTAQMRFQPRLGRFLAAAAENVVSILDVETQACRYSLKGHTKSIHSVCWDPSGEFLASVSEDSVRVWTLGSGSEGECVHELSCNGNKFHSCVFHPTYSSLLVIGCYQSLELWNMTENKTMTLSAHDGLIAALAVSTVNGLVASASHDKFVKLWK; this comes from the exons ATGTCTCAAACTAACTGGGAAGCTGATAAGAT GTTGGATGTTTACATCCATGATTACCTAGTGAAGAGGGATTTGAAGGCTTCAGCTCAGGCTTTTCAAGCTGAAGGGAAAGTATCCTCTGATCCTGTTG CTATTGATGCCCCGGGAGGATTTTTGTTTGAGTGGTGGTCGGTTTTCTGGGACATATTTATTGCTAGGACAAACGAGAAACATTCGGAAGTTGCCGCGTCTTATATTGAG ACACAGTTAATTAAGGCCAGGGAgcaacaacagcagcaacagcaacaacaacaacagcagccACAACCTCAGCAGTCACAACAGCAtcaacagcagcagcaacaacaacaacagcagaTGCAGATGCAACAGATGCTGTTACAGAGGCAGCatcagcagcaacaacaacagcagcagcagcaacaacaacaacagcagcagcagcatcagcaacaacaacaacagcagccGCAGCATCAgcaacaacagcagcagcagcagcaacaacaacaggGTAGGGATAGGACTCATCTCTtgaatggtggtggtggtggtgcaaATGGGTTAGTTGGAAACCCTAGCACTGCAAATGCAATAGCAACAAAGATGTACGAGGAAAGGTTAAAAGTTCCCCTTCAAAGAGATTCTTTGGAAGATGCTGCAATGAAG CAAAGATTTGGAGACCAACTCTTGGACCCAAATCATGCCTCAATATTGAAGTCATCTGCAGCTCCTGGCCAGCCATCAGG GCAAGTTTTGCATGGTTCTGCTGGTGCGATGTCGCCACAAGTTCAAGCTCGTAGTCAGCAACTACCAGGGTCTACTCCG GATATAAAAACTGAGATTAATCCTGTTTTAAACCCTAGAGCTGCGGGTCCTGAAGGATCGTTGATGGCAATTCCTG GATCAAATCAAGGTGGCAATAATTTGACCCTGAAAGGGTGGCCACTCACA GGGTTGGAGCAACTTCGTTCGGGCTTACTCCAGCAACAAAAACCTTTCATACAGTCTCCACAACCTTTTCATCAACTTCCAATGTTGACACAACAACATCAGCAACAGCTTATGTTAGCACAACAAAACCTGGCATCACCATCTGCCAGTGATGATAGTAGAAGACTCCGAATGCTACTGAATAATAGGAATATGGGCGTAGGTAAGGATGGCCTTCCAAATCCTGTTGGTGATGTCGTATCAAATGTTGGATCACCCCTTCAAGCAGGTGGTCCTCCTTTTCCTCGCGGTGATACGGATATGCTAATGAAG TTGAAACTGGCTCAGTTACAACATCAACAACAGCAGAATTCCAATCCACAGCAGCAGCAACTTCAACAGCATACTCTTTCAAATCAGCAATCTCAGTCTGCAAATCATAACATGCATCAGCAAGATAAAGTAGGCGGAGGTGGTGGCAGTGTCACTGGAGATGGTAGCATGTCAAACTCCTTCAGAGGAAATGATCAG GTTTCAAAAAACCAGACtggaagaaagagaaagcaGCCTGTATCTTCTTCTGGTCCTGCTAATAGCTCAGGAACAGCCAATACAGCAGGACCATCTCCGAGTTCAGCACCCTCAACTCCCTCAGGCTCAACTCATACACCAGGCGATGTGATATCAATGCCTTCTTCTATACCTCATAATAGTAGTTCTTCTAAGCCATTAATGATGTTTGGCACTGATGGCACCGGAACTCTTACCTCACCTTCAAACCAATTG GCAGATGTGGACCGCTTTGTTGAGGATGGATCTCTTGATGATAATGTTGAGTCTTTTTTATCCCATGATGATACAGACCATAGAGATCCAGTTGGACGTATGGATGTAAGCAAAG GTTTCACATTTTCTGAAGTAAATTCGGTTCGTGCTAGCACGAGCAAAGTTGTTTGTACTCATTTCTCATCCGACGGAAAATTGCTTGCAAGTGGTGGCCACGACAAAAAG GCTGTTTTGTGGTACACAGATTCTCTAAAGCAGAAAGCTACTCTTGAAGAGCATTCATCTTTAATCACTGATGTCCGTTTCAGTCCAAGCATGCCTCGTCTTGCAACATCTTCATATGACAAAACTGTCCGGGTTTGGGATGTTGACAAT CCTGGGTATTCGCTTCGTACCTTCACTGGGCATTCTGCATCTGTTATGTCACTAGACTTTCACCCTAATAAAGATGACCTTATCTGCTCTTGTGATTTTGACGGCGAGATAAGATATTGGAGTATTAACAACGGCAGTTGTGCTAGAGTGTCAAAG GGTGGCACTGCACAGATGAGATTTCAACCTCGGCTAGGGAGATTCCTTGCTGCAGCTGCAGAGAACGTTGTCTCTATACTTGATGTTGAGACACAAGCATGCCGATATTCACTTAAG GGTCACACAAAGTCAATACATTCTGTATGTTGGGACCCTTCTGGAGAGTTCTTGGCATCTGTCAGCGAAGACTCTGTCAGGGTTTGGACTCTTGGATCTGGAAGTGAAGGGGAATGTGTTCATGAACTTAGCTGTAATGGCAATAAGTTTCACTCGTGCGTTTTCCATCCAACGTATTCTTCATTGCTGGTTATTGGCTGTTACCAG TCATTGGAGCTATGGAACATGACCGAGAACAAAACAATGACTCTTTCTGCTCACGACGGTCTTATTGCTGCTTTGGCCGTCTCAACTGTAAACGGTTTGGTTGCTTCAGCCAGTCATGACAAGTTTGTCAAGCTCTGGAAATGA
- the LOC123914891 gene encoding transcriptional corepressor LEUNIG-like isoform X1 → MSQTNWEADKMLDVYIHDYLVKRDLKASAQAFQAEGKVSSDPVAIDAPGGFLFEWWSVFWDIFIARTNEKHSEVAASYIETQLIKAREQQQQQQQQQQQQPQPQQSQQHQQQQQQQQQQMQMQQMLLQRQHQQQQQQQQQQQQQQQQQHQQQQQQQPQHQQQQQQQQQQQQGRDRTHLLNGGGGGANGLVGNPSTANAIATKMYEERLKVPLQRDSLEDAAMKQRFGDQLLDPNHASILKSSAAPGQPSGQVLHGSAGAMSPQVQARSQQLPGSTPDIKTEINPVLNPRAAGPEGSLMAIPGSNQGGNNLTLKGWPLTGLEQLRSGLLQQQKPFIQSPQPFHQLPMLTQQHQQQLMLAQQNLASPSASDDSRRLRMLLNNRNMGVGKDGLPNPVGDVVSNVGSPLQAGGPPFPRGDTDMLMKLKLAQLQHQQQQNSNPQQQQLQQHTLSNQQSQSANHNMHQQDKVGGGGGSVTGDGSMSNSFRGNDQVSKNQTGRKRKQPVSSSGPANSSGTANTAGPSPSSAPSTPSGSTHTPGDVISMPSSIPHNSSSSKPLMMFGTDGTGTLTSPSNQLWDDKDIELQADVDRFVEDGSLDDNVESFLSHDDTDHRDPVGRMDVSKGFTFSEVNSVRASTSKVVCTHFSSDGKLLASGGHDKKAVLWYTDSLKQKATLEEHSSLITDVRFSPSMPRLATSSYDKTVRVWDVDNPGYSLRTFTGHSASVMSLDFHPNKDDLICSCDFDGEIRYWSINNGSCARVSKGGTAQMRFQPRLGRFLAAAAENVVSILDVETQACRYSLKGHTKSIHSVCWDPSGEFLASVSEDSVRVWTLGSGSEGECVHELSCNGNKFHSCVFHPTYSSLLVIGCYQSLELWNMTENKTMTLSAHDGLIAALAVSTVNGLVASASHDKFVKLWK, encoded by the exons ATGTCTCAAACTAACTGGGAAGCTGATAAGAT GTTGGATGTTTACATCCATGATTACCTAGTGAAGAGGGATTTGAAGGCTTCAGCTCAGGCTTTTCAAGCTGAAGGGAAAGTATCCTCTGATCCTGTTG CTATTGATGCCCCGGGAGGATTTTTGTTTGAGTGGTGGTCGGTTTTCTGGGACATATTTATTGCTAGGACAAACGAGAAACATTCGGAAGTTGCCGCGTCTTATATTGAG ACACAGTTAATTAAGGCCAGGGAgcaacaacagcagcaacagcaacaacaacaacagcagccACAACCTCAGCAGTCACAACAGCAtcaacagcagcagcaacaacaacaacagcagaTGCAGATGCAACAGATGCTGTTACAGAGGCAGCatcagcagcaacaacaacagcagcagcagcaacaacaacaacagcagcagcagcatcagcaacaacaacaacagcagccGCAGCATCAgcaacaacagcagcagcagcagcaacaacaacaggGTAGGGATAGGACTCATCTCTtgaatggtggtggtggtggtgcaaATGGGTTAGTTGGAAACCCTAGCACTGCAAATGCAATAGCAACAAAGATGTACGAGGAAAGGTTAAAAGTTCCCCTTCAAAGAGATTCTTTGGAAGATGCTGCAATGAAG CAAAGATTTGGAGACCAACTCTTGGACCCAAATCATGCCTCAATATTGAAGTCATCTGCAGCTCCTGGCCAGCCATCAGG GCAAGTTTTGCATGGTTCTGCTGGTGCGATGTCGCCACAAGTTCAAGCTCGTAGTCAGCAACTACCAGGGTCTACTCCG GATATAAAAACTGAGATTAATCCTGTTTTAAACCCTAGAGCTGCGGGTCCTGAAGGATCGTTGATGGCAATTCCTG GATCAAATCAAGGTGGCAATAATTTGACCCTGAAAGGGTGGCCACTCACA GGGTTGGAGCAACTTCGTTCGGGCTTACTCCAGCAACAAAAACCTTTCATACAGTCTCCACAACCTTTTCATCAACTTCCAATGTTGACACAACAACATCAGCAACAGCTTATGTTAGCACAACAAAACCTGGCATCACCATCTGCCAGTGATGATAGTAGAAGACTCCGAATGCTACTGAATAATAGGAATATGGGCGTAGGTAAGGATGGCCTTCCAAATCCTGTTGGTGATGTCGTATCAAATGTTGGATCACCCCTTCAAGCAGGTGGTCCTCCTTTTCCTCGCGGTGATACGGATATGCTAATGAAG TTGAAACTGGCTCAGTTACAACATCAACAACAGCAGAATTCCAATCCACAGCAGCAGCAACTTCAACAGCATACTCTTTCAAATCAGCAATCTCAGTCTGCAAATCATAACATGCATCAGCAAGATAAAGTAGGCGGAGGTGGTGGCAGTGTCACTGGAGATGGTAGCATGTCAAACTCCTTCAGAGGAAATGATCAG GTTTCAAAAAACCAGACtggaagaaagagaaagcaGCCTGTATCTTCTTCTGGTCCTGCTAATAGCTCAGGAACAGCCAATACAGCAGGACCATCTCCGAGTTCAGCACCCTCAACTCCCTCAGGCTCAACTCATACACCAGGCGATGTGATATCAATGCCTTCTTCTATACCTCATAATAGTAGTTCTTCTAAGCCATTAATGATGTTTGGCACTGATGGCACCGGAACTCTTACCTCACCTTCAAACCAATTG TGGGATGATAAGGATATTGAATTGCAGGCAGATGTGGACCGCTTTGTTGAGGATGGATCTCTTGATGATAATGTTGAGTCTTTTTTATCCCATGATGATACAGACCATAGAGATCCAGTTGGACGTATGGATGTAAGCAAAG GTTTCACATTTTCTGAAGTAAATTCGGTTCGTGCTAGCACGAGCAAAGTTGTTTGTACTCATTTCTCATCCGACGGAAAATTGCTTGCAAGTGGTGGCCACGACAAAAAG GCTGTTTTGTGGTACACAGATTCTCTAAAGCAGAAAGCTACTCTTGAAGAGCATTCATCTTTAATCACTGATGTCCGTTTCAGTCCAAGCATGCCTCGTCTTGCAACATCTTCATATGACAAAACTGTCCGGGTTTGGGATGTTGACAAT CCTGGGTATTCGCTTCGTACCTTCACTGGGCATTCTGCATCTGTTATGTCACTAGACTTTCACCCTAATAAAGATGACCTTATCTGCTCTTGTGATTTTGACGGCGAGATAAGATATTGGAGTATTAACAACGGCAGTTGTGCTAGAGTGTCAAAG GGTGGCACTGCACAGATGAGATTTCAACCTCGGCTAGGGAGATTCCTTGCTGCAGCTGCAGAGAACGTTGTCTCTATACTTGATGTTGAGACACAAGCATGCCGATATTCACTTAAG GGTCACACAAAGTCAATACATTCTGTATGTTGGGACCCTTCTGGAGAGTTCTTGGCATCTGTCAGCGAAGACTCTGTCAGGGTTTGGACTCTTGGATCTGGAAGTGAAGGGGAATGTGTTCATGAACTTAGCTGTAATGGCAATAAGTTTCACTCGTGCGTTTTCCATCCAACGTATTCTTCATTGCTGGTTATTGGCTGTTACCAG TCATTGGAGCTATGGAACATGACCGAGAACAAAACAATGACTCTTTCTGCTCACGACGGTCTTATTGCTGCTTTGGCCGTCTCAACTGTAAACGGTTTGGTTGCTTCAGCCAGTCATGACAAGTTTGTCAAGCTCTGGAAATGA